The following proteins are encoded in a genomic region of Enterocloster clostridioformis:
- a CDS encoding phage integrase N-terminal SAM-like domain-containing protein: MDDYLKQFREMISLRGLTDHTVMSYSTYIRVYLDYLANILHKLPEDVSWVELRDFIRWLQKEKNLSDRTINAAISQLRFFTIYVLHKPWDSSHRAGLIRISHLSLRRRMSGNLYLPCPT, translated from the coding sequence ATGGACGATTATTTAAAGCAATTCAGGGAGATGATCTCCCTCCGCGGTCTTACCGACCACACGGTTATGTCTTATTCTACCTACATCCGTGTCTATCTGGACTATCTTGCTAACATTCTCCACAAACTGCCGGAAGATGTTTCCTGGGTGGAGCTACGCGATTTTATCCGCTGGCTCCAGAAAGAGAAAAATCTTTCTGACCGAACGATAAACGCTGCCATCTCCCAGCTCCGTTTCTTTACCATTTACGTATTACATAAGCCCTGGGACAGCTCCCATCGCGCAGGTTTGATACGTATCTCCCATTTGTCCCTTCGCAGGAGGATGTCTGGAAATTTATATCTACCATGCCCGACCTGA
- a CDS encoding tyrosine-type recombinase/integrase, protein MPDLKQKTMTAVMYSSGLRIGEVCHLRYEDIDRKNMRIHICHSKARQDRFAILSKVALDLLTQYWFAYGKPMGWLFPKQRGADKPIDTFYLSWHIHEHERRLGWEERLTCHSFRHAFGTHLYENGTDLLTIKALLGHRSLNSTTIYVHLASNGTVHAVSPLDRMGGGTLG, encoded by the coding sequence ATGCCCGACCTGAAACAGAAGACTATGACTGCCGTCATGTATTCCTCCGGCCTGCGTATCGGGGAAGTCTGCCATCTCCGTTATGAGGATATCGACCGGAAAAATATGCGCATCCATATCTGCCATTCCAAAGCCCGTCAGGACCGTTTCGCGATCCTTTCCAAAGTTGCGCTGGATCTGCTCACACAGTACTGGTTTGCTTATGGGAAGCCGATGGGCTGGCTTTTTCCAAAACAGCGTGGCGCAGATAAGCCAATCGACACTTTTTATCTCTCCTGGCATATCCATGAGCACGAGCGCAGGCTTGGATGGGAGGAGCGCCTCACCTGCCATTCCTTCCGACACGCTTTTGGCACCCACCTTTACGAGAACGGCACGGATCTTCTGACCATAAAAGCCCTCCTTGGACACAGGTCCCTGAATTCCACCACGATTTATGTGCACCTCGCCTCTAACGGCACAGTTCATGCCGTCAGCCCCCTTGACCGGATGGGAGGTGGCACCCTTGGGTGA